The following DNA comes from Erigeron canadensis isolate Cc75 chromosome 3, C_canadensis_v1, whole genome shotgun sequence.
TGCACAAGGATAAATCCAAAGACACCGATAAGGCTAGAAGGGTGTTGCAAAAATGGAACATTCGGCCTGAGTTATGGCTTGTAGATAACGGTCGTGGTAAGCTCTCAAAGCCTCATCCCAAGTTTTCTTTCACAAATGCCGACAGAAGTCTTTTTTGTCAATTCATCAAGGGAGTAAAACTACCTGATGGTTTTGGCTCAAACTTTAAGCATAAGGTAACTGATAATGATACCCAAATAACGGGGATGAAGTCTCATGATCATCATATAATGATGCAGCGATTGCTTCCGATTGGTGCACGTGCGTACTTGGATAAAAACATTTCAACACTAATAATTGAGTTATGCCAATTTTTTAAGCAACTTTGTGCTCGGAACTTGATGTCGTCCGACATGGAAGATGCAAaggataagttgattaaaatcTTGTGTGCTCTCGAGCAAATACTTCCTCCGTCATTTTTTGACATAATGATTCATTTGGTTATGCATTTGCCCGAGGAGGCCATTCAAGGTGGTCCTGTTTACATGAGGTGGATGTATCCATTTGAAAGATACATGAAAAAGCTAAAGAATTATGTCAAAAATAAGGCTAGGCCTGAGGGTTCTATCGCGGAGGGGTATGTTGCAGAGGAAGCCGTAACTTTTGTTTCAAGGTATCTTAAAGGTGTACCGACAAGGTTTAATCGACTAGACAGAAACCAGGATGCCCTAATTCCAACACGAGAGTTTTATGTCTTTCAATCACTATGCACACCGATCAGCAAGGGGGTTGATAGAAAGTTAGATCGTGAGCTTTGGACAAATCTTAATTGGTATATCCTTAACAATAGCTCCGAGATCGAAGGATACAAGGAGTAAGTATTTTTCCATTTCGGGTTGTCATTTTATAAGTTTATCTTTTCAATGATTATATCTAATGCAAGTAACATTATTTATAGTGAATTTACCACTCAAATGCCGCCTTGGACTGACTTGCAAACAAATTTTCCTAACTGGTTTAAACAAAAGGTAAATTCATTTGTATGTAAAACGACTATGTAAACTAATAATATCATAACCATTTTAATTTTCTCTTATTTCATATAGATCAACCGTCAACGAGCAGATGATGAATCTAGTGTAAGTAATGAGTTACTTGCTTTGGCCAATGGACCACGACTTGCAAACTCTTACACTGCTTGTATAGTTAACGGTGTGAGACTTGTGGTTCTTAGCCGAGATTCACATCGTACAACTCAAAATAGCGGCGTCTCAACAACTGGACCCGACGACACAAACTATTACGGTCAATTGGAAGATATTCTGGAGCTAGGTTATCTTGATTGTTACAAGGTTGTCTTGTTTCGATGTAAATGGTTCAAAACTAATAACATCAAACTTTGTGTCACTAAGAATAACATAACCAGtatttctactcaaactgaatGGTTTACAAATGACCAATACATACTTGCAACCCAAGCAGAGCAAGTCTTTTATCTTAACGAACCCTCTAAAGGCGGACAAAGAGGTCAATCAAACAACTATTGGAAGGTCGTCCAAGAGGTGAATCATCGGAAGATTCGGGACCGAGATATTGTCATGGAAAATAACGATAATGATATAATACATGGCAACACTTGGTCTGACTTTTCATTGTCTGCTGACTTGGAGAATTTGTCTTATGGCGGTTTAAGTATAGACAAACCAACGGAAGTTGATGAAATGGATAACGAGGCATACGAAGAAGATACAGAAGATAGTGAAGACAGCGATGAAGAGAATGCGATGGATactagtgatgatgatgatgatgatgatgacgatttaCTCGAACCTAACAATGAAAGTGGAGTGGCGACTTATCAGACTGATGAAGATGATTGATcttaatttgtaatttgttaaCGTTACGTAGTTAGAATTATTATGTATGGACTATTATGTTTATtgaattgttttattatttgtgtgTGTTAAGTGAATGATTCAAAATATTGTAAAATGTCTAACGCTATTTGCTGTATCGTAAACTTATATAATCTTTTGTTACAAATGGCAGACGTTCTTGCACGAAGTCATGGTGGTGATACCTCTGGTTCTGGTGGAGGCGGTGGTCCTCCTGATGGAGATCGACCCCGTCAGCTTCCTAGCCAGTGCGAGTCCGAGGAAGGCAGCGGCAGCGGCAACATGAGAGGTATGACCAACTTTTCTATTTATGTTATAATTCTGTCTAgtttttgtaaatatgtatatgttactTGTGAAATATATTTGCTCACTTCAAATTGCAGGCCAAGGAGAACGAGGTAAAACAACGATGTTGGGGGTGCGCAAGAGACATGCCCCCGGAGAATTGTTGACCATTGAGTTTAGGGAGGGTGCATATAACACACAAAAGCCCGTAGGTCCAAATTCAGCCCAATTTGCTTCACTCGTTGGCACCATCATTAATGAATTTCCCCAATTTCACGCAACATGGGGAAAACTACCACAAGAATTTAAGGCGACCATCTGGCCCGTGCTAAGGGTTAAGTATTTGATAATTCAATTTAATATTGTAAAGTTGTTTAAGTATATACAATATAAACTAACCTAACTACTTTCATAATTTGCAAAGTTATTTCAAGATGGACGAGCATGAGCATCTCAGACCAGGTATCATGAGATATGCTAGGACTTTGTATCGAGGCCACAAGCACCGATTCAAGCAGAAGTTCTTTACCAAGAAAGGTGGGGAAGAACTTGGCCTCATATATTAGATGTTGTGCCATCGCACTTGAGTGAATCAGAATGGGATGATCATGTGAAATATTACACTTCTGCTAAGGTCAAGGCCCGGTCAGCCACAAACACAACCAACAAAAGCAAGCACAAGTTCACGGGCCACAAGGGGCGGACATCTCTAGCTCAGTGTCGTTTCAAGTTTGTaagttgttttaatatttaaagtaTAAGTTTCACTTTATAAAGCATACCCGCCTTTTTTTCACACTTAATaattatgtaattatatatctatctaatgTGTTTACAGCGGACAGATCCATTTAGTGCCATATTAGGGTTTAAGGACTACTATACCGATGATAAAGGCAATTTTTGTGAGCCCGAAGTTGTTGCGGCCTATGTAAGTAGTGTACACTTATTTTACCtgaacatataaaataaattataatatccaCCTATATAAATAGTACACACTTGTTTtacttaaacatatataaagtaaattatAATATCCACCTATATATTACATTGATTATGATTTTTGTAAACTATATAGGATGAAATGAAAAGGCTTCAAGGCGAACGACCTGATCTATCAGAGAGGCAAATCATGCGACAGGCTTTGGGGGAGACCCCAACTTGGGAACGTGGCATCGGGCCAATTCCTACATTGGCTTCACAATATGTAgccccacccccacccccaccTCCAAATCAGGATAACATGGTTTCACAGGTTGAAGTTGAAAAGATTGTGGCAACAAGAATTGCAGTTGACCGATCACAATGGGAAGAAGAAGTGATGACTAGAATGATGTCTCAGATGCAATCTCAGATGCAGTCACAGATGCAATCTCAAATCCAATCTCAGGTTCAAGATGCCTTAAAGAAAGCCAATGCCTCACAACAAAATAATGCTAGTACCTCCAGAGATAGTGATGATAATGAAGGTGGGTCATCTAACTCGTAGATTTGGTGCTTGTTGGTATTTGAacacttttaatttatattttgttggaAGGATTTGTAAACTTTGCTATTGTAAGATGGTAACTTAGGATTCCTATTGTCGTTGAACTTATGCATTAGTTGTAGATGTAGGTGTAGTTTTAGTTGTATGAGATGTTAACTTTAGATTGGTATCTTAGTTCTAGCTTTTGATTAGTGTTGTGATGTTTGTTGGCGTTAGCGATGTTGATATGCAAAGTGTAAACAACAGGTTTTGACAGGTTTTTGGTATGTATATTGCTCAGGAAAATCTGGGTGGTTTTCTGGAAAagcagcaaaaaaaaaaaaaaaaaaaaattgcaacgAAATTTCGTTGCAAAAAAGATTCTGGTATAAAATTTTGCAACGAAATTTCGTTGCAAATAAgttttttggtataaaaatCTGCAACAATTTTTTGTTGCAAAAAACATTTGCAAcgaatatttaaaaaaaaaaaataaaaagtttatgaaAAAAACGTTTGCAACGAAATTTTCGTTGCGAATATTGAAACTTTCGTTGCAAATTTTCGtcgcaaattttttttattttcttttctattttctttaaaaaaatgggGCCCACAAAGTTTTCGTCgcaaattcttttttattaccacttatttaaaacaaattttttcGTCGCAAATTTCGTTGAAAAAAACAATTTGCAACAAAAATGAACTTTTTGGCAAGAAAAAAATTCGTTGCAAATGGTGATTTTTCTTGTAGAATTTatcattacatatttacatctCTTTGTGTTTCATTAGATATGTCAGTAACTTTTATTGTGCATGTGAACATGacgatataaaaatatatttcctTGCAATTCCACGGGGCTTTATTGGCCAAAACATCCAAACTTTGTTTACAATAATCAGTTATGATTGACTTTGACAAATTCAAATTGTCAAGTTGTTTCCACGGATCATCTTACAGGTGTTTATTTTTTAAGCATTCCAAGCTTCTTAGTTTGTCATCATAtcgtatatatgtattaaaccAGTAATgtatcaattttcttttatcGGTTCGTACATAGGTGAAGCATGTAGTCGAGCTTGATTACATTCTAACCAAACATTCTATTTGAGTTGCTATTTAGCTATGTTTAATTCAAATGTAAGTTATAAAAGACATATATTAAGTGTAACCCGAGCTACGCACTGCGGCAGCGGTGACGACGACggcggtttagtggtgtcggtgacaggtggtgatgacatcgacaatcgGTGTCGAGTGATGTAACCGTTTAAGTTGATGTAATGATGAtagtggaaatattttaaaacataagaacttagagtgtaaattagcaagataaggttttaaagtgtaaattaattcattaagagcaaATTTGATAAATTCTAATGAGATTAGTTTCCTAAAATGTAACTAtttttgaccgaatgtctacagtaggaaaaaactaaagttgtgtatgtaaaaaaacatacattgCATTGCACGAGCACATGTTAGTtgcattgtatgtaagcaactcgaaaaaatgtttattgtatgtaaaaaaacatacgtggcaaccatatacaggtgccacttgtcgtAACCAACACCGTATTGGTAAGTGCTGCATCATCGCATTGCATTGCACGAGCACATGTTAGTATTTAATTGAAGGCCTTACGCAAAAATATAATTACCCTAAACACTTCTCTATACAAAAAATAGAGCCGTTAAAGAGAAGACAAACGCTCCTTATTCTGCAAACACACCCATACCACCACCAATCACTGTCCTGCATCCACCACTACCACCGATAAAAAAGATAACCGGATAATTCAATTAATTCCAAGCCGCTACTTTCGAACCCCATAAACGTTGGGGTTATTTGATGATATTCGAAGCCACACTCGAAGAACCAGAAGAAGAGCAGGTGCGTTGTTTCAATTTTGCtgatcatatttttctttttaatttgcaGAGTCTCATCTGGGTCATAATCTGTTTTGGTAATGAGTTAGTGTTATAATGCGACGTTTCGATTCCGGGTTTTCTCAAAAAATGCAACATGTTTTCTCTGTGTCTTTCTTTCCTAGTAGAATGTAGGTTGTGGTTTTGGTAATATAGCTAGATCATCTGTCAGTAGTgacatttttatgattatttttatgaaatcaaaagataaactGAACAATACCGATATTCCTTGTAAAAGTATGAGACATCATCTTGATAGTAGACATCTTCTGAAAAATCTTGATTTGATAAGGCACTGGTTTAATTACAGGCTTTCATATTCTGTGTGTAAAATGATGGCAGATAAGGCACTGGTATGTTTGATTTGATATCTTAATAATGTTTAGCTATCGCATTAATGTATAGATGCTACTTCCCCACGTGCAGGTTACAAGGCTTTCTGACTGTTGAGACAAtgggttctgctgctacaattTGCAGTGATAAAATTGGGCCATTGACATTAAACTTGGTGAGCTTTTTGTGCTTCTTGTAGATCTttataacattttctttttgaacagcaaAGAAATGAATGATAATATAACTAAGTTTTgctattttcttcagatgactgTGGTCGAGGCATATATTTGCGGGAAAAATATCGATCCACCAAATAACAAGTCAGAACTACCCTCCACGCTCCAGACTTGCATCTTTTCTCATTAAAGCCATAAATCAAAATACAACTGGCAGTGTCTTTTTGCCCGAGGTAATTTCTAAATGATGCATATAAGTTATCTTCTTTATCTATCTAGACATAGGataaatgggtgggaaccctcGGTCCCTTGTACCGTGTTGGTAACCAGAGTAGAACTTATGCCCGTAAGTCACCATCCTTACTCgtggatcacaagatatagtttacCCACTTACCTTTGGCAAGTTTTGAACTTGTGACCTTAATCTATCTAGACATTGTTTTTAAGTActcgtttttgatttttgatgggTGGTGGTAATGTTGAAGTGTCTAGATCGCCAATAGAACAAGCTTATACTCCAACGGGGGGTTCATTTTAGTACTCTGTACCTATATTcaggttttatttgttttttgtttcatgTGTTGCGTTCCATGATGCTTATCACATACAGCTTGGAATGAATTTTGATGTCATTAGGTCAATTTTACAAATAATTATGCATTCCCATTTGATTCAGAGTAAAAACGAGGCGGCGTGGCAGTGAAAGGGGTAAAAATATGTGTTTTACTTATGTTTGGCTCTACGATGTATCATCATTTGAGATCAGTGTGTTATTTAGTTGTCCTTTGTTCTATTGCCTTATTCTGAAGCTGGTAATTTGGTATACACTGGAAAGGAGCTGCTGAAATTGTGTTAGCTGCATGTGCCAGCTACACGGATCCCATTGGGACCTTGGTGCCTTTAGACACTGATATggtttgaaaaattataataatattttcatctTTCTTATAACCATCTATAGTTCTTCACTGTTTTTTACATCTCTTATTTTGTTGATACTGTTTTAGGTGGAGTATTTTAAAAAAGCTATCGAAACTACGGCTATTGGAAGTCTGCGTTGTGTTCCTAGTGCGTATTGGATTGTAAGAGGTGAAACTTTTCCAACTTATGAAGAGAAATTAGAGCATTGGCAAATGCCTGAGGACGATCTTGTTTTGCTAGCAATCGTTAGTTTAAAGGTActtatatatgggttattattACATTTCACTGGCTTTTGTATAATTGGTCATCAATTCTTTAAAGGCAAAAGATGCAAACACACTCATTACACCATTATTAAACATTTGCTtcaatttcaagttttcaactaAGACTTGAATCCACAAACAATTGGTTCTTGGGCAACCTAGATATCGCTAGGACAAGGGCATGTTGGTTATCTGTTATGCATGAATTATTGATGCACATAACGTAAGATTTTTTCTTTCCAATATATGTAGGATCCTTGTAGTCCGTATAAATTTTGCTgatcatatttttcaatttcaagattagggttttttttagtttgCAGAATCTCATCTGGGTCATAATTTTCTTGAATTAAATTCATTAAAGATCATCTATTTAGGTAATGAGTTAGTGACTTCGTGTTATACTGCGAcgttttgattttgggttttcTCAAAAAATGCAACATGTTTTCTCTATGACTTTCTTTCCTATTGGAATGTAGGCTGTGTTTTCTCAAAAATTACAACCTAGATACCGCTAGGACAAGGGCATGTTGGTTATCTGTTATGCATGGACTACTGATGCACATGACGTaagattttttcttttgaatgtATGTAGGATCCTTGTAGGCCGAATGTGAAAGTTGGTGTGAAGTTAAAAATGGTGAAGCGTGATGATATTCTAACAGCCAAAGGCCCAAAGCAGTAGCCCATGAATGCGGGATTTTAGAGCCATATGCAGATGCAAGAGAACCAAATCTGCAAGAGAACTAGATCTAATCAAAGGGAAACGTGCAGGGGATTATCAGAAGATCAAGGGCTAGATGTTGCTAAGACAtcagtgtgttttttttttaactaaataacATCAGTGTTTCTTttaattgttagttttgtagttTCACATATATCTAATTTGGAATTTATTGGACTGTAGGTTGATATTGGGCTGGCTATGGGTATTCGAGGAAGTGAAAGTGGTTTAGGAGAGTAGTGATATAATCATATTAGCCGACAACTTTGCTTTAGCacaaactgaaaaaaaaaaaaaaacaaaaagagaaaaaaaaaagtagaaaaagaagataaaaactTTGCTTCAGTTGTCAAGGTATGGTGCTATTATCTCGCTtatcctttattattatttttgtggTTATGAGTTCGTGCGTCATTATATTACAGGTTGTTAGATGGGGAAGATCCGATTATGCCAATATCCAGAAAGTCACTCAGTTCGGTTGCTGCTGTTATATCTTCGGGTGATGTTTTACTAAATGCagtgcaagttttttttttctctctctctctgtctctgtctctctctctctctctctctcacacacacacacaaacacatatacacCTAGTCGCATAGTCACACATACATATGAGACTAAACCACTGACAAATCACCTAAATGTATAGGGTATGCCAAATTTAGTAATGGTAAACAGTACGATCGGATCTCTTGagcatgtttttaaaaaaaaatagttagaaTTAGGacacatttttatataactatacaTGCATGATGAAGAAATATATTCAACAATAGATAAggatttaaattgaaaatttagtctaaaagaaaaatataaaataacttcATATCTATATCTCTCCTCCAATCTACAAATGATTTCATATCCTGCATATCGATTAACAGTAATGGCAGCTTGCTTCATACGACAAACTCtccttaaattaataaattactcATATTAAGCATATATCTTATCATCATTATCCATCACACTTTTCATGTATTTTTTGAATTTCAGTTTCTTCCTTACAAtacaaagatatatatttatgcaCATAAGATTTGGGGGTGGGGGTTGGCCATGGCCACCCTTACCCCCTACATAGCTCCGCCCATGTAGGTGGTTCTTCTCGGCTCCTTTGGTTCTTTTCACCTCAGTAGTCGCCCTTAATGTCTTCCAAGCGGTCATGAGCAAGTCTTAGCAGTGGTCTTAGTAGCCGTACCCTCCCCCCTATCTGGTATCAGCAGAGTCCTAACGTCGCTCCTAGTATCCCTTTCTAAGATTGGTATAGTATGCTCTGTGTCTGTAGCCTTAGTTGCTGATCTCTCGCATCAGAAAAACAATCTTACAAGGGTTATATGAGACTGGTCCGATACGACGGATTCTTATTGAGTCGGTAGAAAGCTTCTTGTGTGCGCAGTGAGGCAGGTGGCCGTGGTAAGTCGCGATTTGGTACGAGCTTGGAAATCTAGTAAGTGTTGCAGCAAGTATCTAAACCCAGTTATGAACCCAGAAAATCATCCACCATGTTCCTCTTCTTACCACATACAAGAAAATTATCCATATAGTCGCTCATATAATCCTAATAATTGCAAAAACTTAACCCCAACATATACCCATGAAAAATCAGCATATACTAGTTCTTCCAATATATCATCAATATGGAATCATAAAAGCTCATTAGAAAATTCCAAAAAACCTTTAACATATCAAACCCCACCACCTGAATTTTCATCTATACAACCaacaatatgttttaatatcacCCCAACCTATATATAATCATCACCACATTCCAAAAACCACCCAAAAAACAAAACTCTTGACAAAAAACCCAACTTTATTAATTCCATGCAAAAAGAAACAAGGATACATAGCCTAGAAAAAACCATTTCTGAACTCCGAGAAGAAATCCTTGACACCCATCATGGAATTTTTGATATGACCAACAACATCCCAGTTACTCATAGATCAAAATGCCTTATCCAAGAGCAACACAAGATAAAGTTTCTCAAAGCTCAACTTGCAGATTTAGAGAAACAACTTgtacaacaaatggaagatgagTCATGGGAATTAACACCTACTTCTTTTGAAGACAAAGTTCTAAACCCACAGCCAATATCATGGTGGCCATCCGAACAAAGTTCTGCGTCAATATCATTTTGGTCAGACCACCAAACCAAATCGCCTGAACAAGAGTCTCCATCGACATCATTTCTGCTGAATGATCAAACTCAATCAAGTAACCAAGGCTCCCGATCAACACCATTATTGACAAACAATCAAACCCAATTACCCGAACAAACCAACACTGATGCTGAAATAAGGCACACAATTGAATATGCTGAAGAAACAGATGAAAACATGGTAGTAGCCTGATCAatgtcgttggaccgatcaaaattaaaactaaataccactaattagctagggcaagtagagtatcgtatccacagggaatcaagggaaagtgttGAATAAGTTATAAGAATTAATTgaactagacataaacttaaaacgatttgattgattgattttgattaaaaCTACAATTgatcataaacttaacaaaatacttcaattaaataatagggatcattctcatgcttcaaattatgttttcaaaagtataacctaacttatgttcgttggaaatcacatagacatgattcgttatagtcttggattgaatgaatgctaagaactaatcaattaggttgtgatgattcacgataatgaaaaccggggaattgacacaactaaattatctattcattaacaagattacaagttcataagagattcttccaataataattgattaaacaagaatttgaaatcaaaagatagatgaaatTCATTCAAGTCATAAactagtaatcattcaaacagtccaaacaacattagatatTAAAAGACTAATAggaaattaaacatctaatccaacatgaacataagaaaagttgaataaaattgtcttacataattgttcacatgagaatgatcaaaagagaattagcctaaaatcttcatcattgatatcatcattgattcttcaattaggGCTTGAATCTCCATGGAaatatgaattgatgatgaaattggggtgttgtgtGTGTTAGGAAACTGCTCAGGGATGAGAAAATATGAAGTGGTAACTTCCAAAGTCGTCCATGAGGGAGttataaactgaaaattaataaaaccctTTAAATTCGGAATTTTGATGCAGCTATGGCCGTCCCAGACTGCCTCCTGGGCGTGAAGTTAAAAATGGTGAAGAATAAGAGGAAaaatcaatggtaattgaaggATCAAGAGGAGTTTGACCAGTGGAGCCATTTGACTGGTTTAAGTTAtcaatgatggggtcatcagcagacaccATGTCTTCAGTGTTAGCTGAaacatcatgaaactcttcatcagcagagtcatcaacttgcatatcatcagccagtgatctaggtttggctgatgctgcatggattgaccttaagataggctcaattggctcaatcgtatagatatgagcagcaacttgctccagctcagggtctgctgaactatcctcagtgagttgctgatcaagaggaggcgagcaagaagcatcgacATATGAGTCATCATCCTCCACAGGAGAGTttatgaactcattgaagatctcttcagtagagGATGGTTGGATATCTCTAAGAgcagaagagctttcatcaaaagtgacatgaattgattcatccactttttgaagacaaGTATTgtatactctaaaagctttgctaatagaagaatatccaacaaagtaaccatcatccgctttaggatcaaatttccctaaatgatccttattattaagaataaagacaggatatccaaatacatgaaagtatttgatttgaggtttctttcctcttaaaacttcatatgcagttttgtcatgtcttttgacaatgagacatctattttgagtgtgacaagtaGTGtagactgcttcagcccaaaacctactgggaagagaggactcactgagcatagtgcgtgctgcctctataagagttctatttctcctttgaTGTCAAAGTTTTCAAAGTTTATAAACATGATTAGGTTTATCAAAGTTTTCAAATCCCGGTGGTTGAGATACATATACATCTTCTTTGATGTCACCATTTaagaatgcactttttacgtccatttgatataatttaaaattacaagCACATGCATAAGCAAGCAAGATTCGGATGGATTCTAGCCTAGCTACCGGAGCAAATGTTTCATCATAATCGATTCCTTCTTGTTGGCAATATCCTAGAGCCACTAACCTAGCTTTGTTTCTAGTGACTTTCCCATCTTCATCTAGTTTGTTACGATAAATCCattttaaaccaaaaattgtataTCCACTAGGCACGGGAACTAATTCCCAAacatcatttcttttaaattgATTAAGTTCATCTTGCATGGCCATTACCCAATTTTCATCAACAATAGCTTCTTTTATATCTTTAGGTTCTCCGGTGGACACAAAAGCATAATGTGAGTTTACATACGTAGCATGTGGCCTAGTTACTCTTTGATTTAAGTCACCAATGACTTGATCTATGGGATGGTCTCTAACTTCTCTTATATTAACTACGGTTTGCACTTGAGGTTCAACTTGAGGTGTTACATTCTCATTTGTTGTTTCTATTTGAGGTGGATTTGCTCTAACTTCTTCCTCAATTACATCATCGTCTTTTAGAGGCAAGGTTTTAGGTTTAGGTTccgattcatcaaatgtgacatctACTGAATCTTCTACAATGTTAGTTTCTTTATTTAGGACCCTATATGCTTTACTTATGGGAGAGTACCCTAGAAATACACATTCATAGGCCTTAGGATCAAATTTAGTCAAGTGATCTTTGTTATTTAAAACGAAACTATTGCACCCAAACACTCTAACATGTTTTAAAGATGGTTTCTTTCGTTTTAGTACTTCATAAGGGGTTTTATTCATTAGTGGTCTAAAAAGCACTCTATTGAGAATATAACTAGCGGTGGCAACGACATCACACCAAAACTTTTGGGGAATAGATCGTTCATTTAACATTGTTCTACTCATTTCTTGAAGTGTTCGATTTTTTCGACCCCATTAGATTGAGGTGTGCAAGGAGCCGAAAAATTGTGAGTTACACCATGTTTATCACAAAATGCCCCAAATTGGGCTTCATTATCAAATTCCCTACCATGATCGGTTCTAATAGACACAATTGTACAACCtagtttattttgaatttttcttccaaatattttaaattgttcAAATGCTTCATTCTTATGTCTTAGAAAGAAAGTCCAAGTAAATCTAGAGTAATCATcgacaattactaaagtgtaaaAATTTCCTCCATAACTTTG
Coding sequences within:
- the LOC122591444 gene encoding uncharacterized protein LOC122591444 is translated as MHDFIVDVRQENVRQENVPQEDNSNDEPMDTTDAPSSSHAPNAANDELAELLKLAETDLHPGYEGMNELDFLAQLSHVKAINKWTDTSLDQLLELLKGAFPLARLPPSTYETKKIMKKDNQDLQHYPECKASRWKDENTKGKKVANKVMCYFPLIPRLKRIYSSRYTAKDMTWHATGRCTEDGKLRHPVDGTSWKDFDSMYPVFAVEPRNVRLGLAADGFNPFGNMSTSYSMWPVILTTYNTPPWLCMKETSFMLTLLIPGPKSPGTDIDVFLRPLVDELKTLWSDGVVTKDVVTNSFFTMCAMILWTINDFPARSSLSGWSGQGYMACLTCNKDTPSEPVIGKIAYVGHRIYLDKNHKWRKDKLFNGNWETRDPPGRIANDQIWEQLSNLPTRIPCKHVGKKRKRDPKVEFNWSKRSIFSELEYWSSVQLKHNLDVMHIKKNVRESLLNTMMMHKDKSKDTDKARRVLQKWNIRPELWLVDNGRGKLSKPHPKFSFTNADRSLFCQFIKGVKLPDGFGSNFKHKVTDNDTQITGMKSHDHHIMMQRLLPIGARAYLDKNISTLIIELCQFFKQLCARNLMSSDMEDAKDKLIKILCALEQILPPSFFDIMIHLVMHLPEEAIQGGPVYMRWMYPFERYMKKLKNYVKNKARPEGSIAEGYVAEEAVTFVSRYLKGVPTRFNRLDRNQDALIPTREFYVFQSLCTPISKGVDRKLDRELWTNLNWYILNNSSEIEGYKDEFTTQMPPWTDLQTNFPNWFKQKINRQRADDESSVSNELLALANGPRLANSYTACIVNGVRLVVLSRDSHRTTQNSGVSTTGPDDTNYYGQLEDILELGYLDCYKVVLFRCKWFKTNNIKLCVTKNNITSISTQTEWFTNDQYILATQAEQVFYLNEPSKGGQRGQSNNYWKVVQEVNHRKIRDRDIVMENNDNDIIHGNTWSDFSLSADLENLSYGGLSIDKPTEVDEMDNEAYEEDTEDSEDSDEENAMDTSDDDDDDDDDLLEPNNESGVATYQTDEDD